cttttttctcttctcttctttctttcttttttcttccttccttccttcctttctctttcttctctttctttcttttcttttcttttttcttttatttctttctgaattgTTCCCttgaagattttttcttttctttctttttccttccttctttcttgctttttctttcgtTCTGAATTCTTcccttgaattttgtttttttttctttctttccttccttccttattttcctttctttctgaattattgaacattttttctttccttcctctttatttctttcattctttccttcctttcttttctttctttcttttttttttttttttttttctctctctcttcctctcttcactCTTTGGTTCCTAGAGGCTGAATATGGTCAAGTGGTTCAAGCACGGCCTATGGAACCAGATTTGCCTGCCCTGGTCAGATCTGGGAGACCTTGGGAAAatgtcttcactttttttttttttttcctcctctctggcCTTAGTTTTCTTGTTTGCTATCAAGCTTGGGAAACAATAGGGCCTTAATAAATAAGAAGTAATGGTTGCATGTGTATGAATGTGTTAAGTGTTTTGTGCATATCAACTTATTTCATTCTCAAAACAATCCTGAGGGGTAGGGACTGTTATCATTATCACCCAGGTAATATAATGAGAGAACTGAGCCATAGAAAAGGGTGGTTAGTAAGGCAAACTAGGATTCACACCCAGGTAGGCTGGCTTCAGAGAGAGTTTTTCACCACTCTGCTATACAACGTTTTGTTGAAGTTAGCTTTCTCCCCAcacataaatgtgtgtatatttattgagtatctactatgtgccagtcactctGCTAAAATATACCAAGAAACTGAATAGGAAATGAactggaaatacagaaataaataagacatagtTTCTACTCCTGtggagctatttttcttttcttgcactTTGTCAACTTAGATTACATGGGTTCGATCTTCATCTGAGTTCAAAAAACATTACTCAAGATGATCCTCAATTGAATTCAACAGAATTAATAGCTAAACTCTgagacaggagtggtggctcacttgagtccaggagctcaagatcaacATGGGTAACATGGGGAaacttatctctacaaaaaatacaaaaattaggaagGCTTGGTGgagcaggcctgtagtcccagctacttgggaagatgagatggcaggatcacttgagcccaggaggttgaggctgcagtaagccataatcacgccactgcactccagcctgggtgaaaagaataagaccctgtctcgaaagaaacaaaacaaaacaaaacaaaaaacctctaaAACCAAGATATACCAAAATAGTTTCAATTTGAATTCATATTTAGCCTTGAAAGCCCTTTATGAATCTTTTAGTAATTACATCAAGAGAGTATGGCGTTCTCTTTTAATTTGTGTCTTTAAAATGATGAACTAAATGCTTTTTCTGGCCTCTGCTCTCAAGAGCCCACAAAATTCCTcaaatttaacaatttaaatcCTCCCCAGCCCACCTCTCTTAACAGAGACACTTCCATCCCCCAGATCTGCCCTCAGAACAGGCAACATTAACTCTGCTGAGAGAAAAGGGTCCCTCATTCTACTTCTGCAATAACTTTCTAAAGCATGTTCCACTGGAGAGAGGATTAATGATAAGGGAATATTCATCCAAAGCAGCCATTCAGTTCATTTTAACTTGCAAACAATAATGTTGCCTTGTAGTTACTATTTGTCCAGGTTTTTAATATAGAACTTCAGattcatgttatttttaatttttcacaaaaacTTCCCTGCAAAATGTAAGATTTAACCAAACACAGATTCTCTTCATTCAATATAAATGACAAGTGCTCACCATGTCCCCAGGCACCAGACTGAAACTACAAGGGTGTGTGTTGCTTAGGAGAGAGGAAACAGGCAGATAAAAAGCAACTATATCCAGTATATTAACAGGGATGATACTCAGAAGACTGGAAGCAAAAAGGAGGAAGAGCTGAATATGATTCTGTATAGTATAACCTTTCATAAAATGTTAGCCTGAAATGGAAGTAGTTGGGTTATGAATCAAGGGGGAAACATTTGGAGTTTTTCATCCCGAAATAACCGTTTCACTATTTTCAAGTATTCTGAGAAGTGGAGAAGCACAAATATACAAGGAgacctccccaccaccaccagcaaaAGATGGAGAATCTTGTTAAAAGTCGTAAACATCATACCATAGTTTAAAGAGTTCTGACAGTTAAATAATTGCAATAAATATTCcctatagtgctgggattataaagaAGTCACGTATCCTGCACAAGAAATAAAGCATCCTTTCAAAGGGGTGACCGGCAGCTTCGATTGTCAAGGTGGTAGTCAATGGACTTCATGATATGCAGAGGTCAAGTAGAGGAATCGAATGCTGGCTGATAGGCAGAACGACAACCAATATTGCCTCTACAGaaataataagaagaaagctTTTTTGATTCTTTCATTTTGGAATTGAGTTGTATGGAACCACAGGATGTTTTTAAGGGATCATTTATTAAACTTGGAATTGAACTACTTTATGAACTGCACTGTAATTTTGTGTTattgggttttaaaaattaagcaacttttttctttctttctttctttctttttttttttttttattttttggtcaagGGGAAGCAGGGTTCATATCTGTTTTTCTGGGTGTTCTTCCCATCACTCCTACAGATAGTAGCCCAAAGACGTCTTCTTTTCCAGTATTTAATGAAGTATCCTACCGGCAGATCATTTTGGTAGCCTTTCCGGAGCTGGTGCAACGAAGCAGATCCACAGTTGCCCGGTAATCAGGCCAAGGCATACTTTCCAAGGTGCGTTTTTCATATCGAATTTAAGCGCGGGTCCTGCCCGTTGTTTGCAAACTGTCCAAGCAGCACCCCAAACTGCTGCTTTTCCAAGTCTGTTAAAAAGTTATTTGCGCTTGGGGTTTTCTTTCCTCTGACTTTTGCCAGTAGAGACCTGCCCTGGGGGGTATTTTGTCCTGGGAGcacaaaactattttcttttctggaaataaGTTGACGTCAACTGGGAGCTGTTTTGGGTTGCTTTGTTTCCCGGAGCGTCCAACCCAGCACACCGCCTCCGGCAAACTGCGAGCAATTCAAAGCAGCTCGCTCAGTAGGGAGGGGAGCTGGTGGGAGCGGGGGTGGACCCCTTCGCCCGCAGAGGTGGGGAGACCTGGGGGGGGCTccgctcccaggctggagcgtgggCCTGTGTCCCCGGCCAAGCCACGAGCACAGCCCGGAGCCAGCGCGGCCCCCGGGTCCCTGCGCTTATGGCAAGGGCCGCGGGGGACCAGCCCCTGGTAGGTAACTTGCCGGGCACCCACCTGAGTTCTCCGCACCGCGGCCCGAAAACCTGGGAGCATCCCAGGACAAAGGGCCAGCCCTCTGGAAGTAGCCGTGTGTGACTAGTGTGTGCCAGCTCACTATGTGCGGGTCCGAGTGTGCAACTAACTTAGCTTCTCACCGCAGCCTCGGAGAAACGAACACGCCTTTCTGCACGTGTCCAGGGCGGGTGGGGAGGGCAGTGCATTGTGAACAAAGCCGGCCACCTCTCGGACCGCACCTCTGGGACGATTCCCGGACGGTTCTCCGCGGAGAGCAGGGCGGATGAGAgtgtggggtgggtgggtgggtgggtgggtgtgtgtgtgtgtgtgtgtgtttccctaaGGAGCCGGAGGCGGCCCGCGAGGCAGGGACTTGCTCTAACTTGTTTCACACCTGGCGCGGTTTCCCCAAAGCTCGGGTGGCGTCCAGGGCCGGGGAGGCACGCGGATGACCAGCAGCGTTCGCTGCAGAAAAAGACATCGTCAGCTCCCACTCAGACGCCCACGCGGCCCTGAGAcctggtctttctttctttctttcttaaaaaaaaaaacaaattgatgGATGGGTTTCAATTGATGCGTAAAATGTATCCCTTGAGAGCAAGACAGGAGGGCCAGGGAAGGGGGGAACAGGCAGTTGACAAGATTCTCACAGCCTAACTGCCGAGAATTTGGACTCGGAGGCAAATTCGAGGGCACCCGCGGAGCAGGCGAGGCTGTCTCCCAGGAGGACGGCCTGGCACCGGGCCGCGCTGCTGGGGACCTGACTCCCTCGAGTCCCCTCACCCTAGGGACTCGCAGTCGGCCCGCGCACCAGGGGACACACGGGCTGCGGGAGGAGGTGAAAGTTAGGATGCAGCGCGAGCTCCGAAGGTGGCCTGGACTGTGCCTCCTAAGAGAACAGCCGAGGTCCTGGGCGACTCTGGGACGCTGCCCCTGGGCCGGGAGAGCGGGAGGCGGCGACGCAAGGACGCGCCCGGAGCCTGGGCGCGCCGGGGGCGGGCGTTTGGCTGGAAGTGGGGCAGTGTCTCCTATGGGAAAGCGGGACCCGGCGAGCTCTTTGGCTGCTTTTCCAGTTTCCGAGGTGCCCGCCCCCGCGCGCCTGAGGCAGCGCAACCCGGAGGGCGAACGAATGGCGGTTGGCAAACTTTGAGTGAGAGTGCGCTCCGGCTCTGAATTGCCGAATTGTGGCGGTGGCAGGGTCGGCCGAGACCCAAGTTCGCTTTTTCCGTCTGCCCGACGGGCCTTAGGGAGACTTTAGCTCCAGCCTGGTGGAGCGCCTCGCCCGAGGGAGTTGTGTCACTTTGCCCGGGGACAGGGAGGGCGGCGCCCTGGGCGGGTGCGAAAGGGTCCCTGGGGCCCCTGGGGTCCCGAGCGCCTGTTCCCTCGTCTCCCCTCCCACCGGCCCCTTCCATTCTTCTCTCGCTCGCTCCTTCCCGGGGCTGGCTGGACCGGCGCGGACTTGCCCCAGACCTACGGGGAGCGCCCCAGGTCTTTAATGACAGCTTAAATGTGGCTGTTGGAAAAGTCGAAAGGGATGAGGCTGACGTGGGGCGTGTTTCGCTCCTTTGCAAGAGTCGGAAAGGGAGTTGGGAGCCGCGCGGCTGGCCCCAGGCCCCCGCGCCTCGCCGCCAGCAAGTAGGTGggggagccgccgccgccgccagccCCATCCCGCTCCCAAGCCTCGCCCGCTGCGCCCTGGCCGCGGGCGCCGAGAGGGTGCGGGGCCTCGCCGTGCCTCCTCCACCCTGCTCATTAACCTGCCTGCTCCGCTCCGCTCCGGGCGGCCCCAGACACGGGTTTCCCGCGGCAGCACCCGTGGCCCGCCCGGCGCAGCCGCCGCCCCGACCCCCCGGCTCCGGGGGGCAATGAGGGGGCAGTGGAAGGGGCACTGCTCCTCGGGCATTACTTAGAGAAACGAGACCATCCCGCCCTCCCGCCggccctccctctctcctgcccgGGCCCGCGCAATTCTCCGCCAGAGGGTAAGTTGGGAGTGTTTCGCCCCCACCGAcagctctccctccctttccttttttttccttcaaagttTTCTTAGAAGTGGGAGCCGGGTGGGGGAGGAAGAAGGTCTGGTCAGCCTCCGTCCTTTACCCTATCTCTCCCGTCTAACTtgtccccccctcccccctcccctccatcCCCTGCGCGCCGCTGCCCCTCTGGAGCTGCGCTCGGGAATGACAATTGGAGCGCGGCTCCTTTAAGAGCCCGGCTTTGCCTCCCGGTAGCTGAAGGTCATTAAACACAAAAGCTCTCAGCGCTGCGGTCCAATATAGCGCATGCGCCCTGCCCGAGGACTGGCAGAGAGACGGCAATATGGCGAGAATGCCTGGCAGCGGGGACTGTAACACCAGCGCGGGCGGCAGCGccagcgccgccgccgccgccgccgagaACAATGGGGAGCGGGGCGAGGGCGAGCGCGGCGCGGGGGGCCGCGGCCGCCGCCACGGCCGTCCGCACTACTGCAGCGCgggcgaggaggaggaggaagaggaggaggaggacgagatCCAGGAGGTGCAGATAACGggggacgaggaggaggaggaggacggaggtggggggctggaggaggacgaggaggaggaggaagaggaggagatgggGCTGGACTGGGACGAGCCCCTGGAGCCCGAGGACTCGGCCGGGGAGGAGCTGGAGCCCGAGCCGGTCCATATGATCAATATGGACCAGAGCGCAGCGCTGGAGCCCGAGGCGCCGCCGCGACTGCTGGCGCCCCGGGCCCGCGGCGGGCCGCCCGGGGACGGCGCCGAGCTGGACCCCGACGTGCTGCAGCGCCCCGAGCGGGCCCGGCTGAGCGAGAACACCCGGCTGGCCACCCGCTACGCCGTGCGCATCTTCCGGGAGTACCTGAGCGAGAAGGCGCAGAGCCCGGACTTCGAGACCATGGACAAGGGGGCGCTGTGCCGCGTGCTGCGCTCCTTCTATGCCGAGGCCCGCTCCAAGAGCGGCCAGCTCTACAGCAAGTCGTCGCTCATCAGCATCCGCAGCTCCCTCAACCGCTACCTCAATGAGCCCCCGTACTGCCGCACGCTCGACCTCACCAAGGATCCCGAGCTGCGCAGCGCGAACCTGACGCTGGCCGCGGTCATCCGCAAGCTCGAGGAGCAGGGCGCCGGACCGGTGGTGCAGAAGCAAGCCATCACGCGCGCCGACCTGCGCAAGCTGTACACCTCCAGCGTCTTCAGCACCAACACGCCCTTCGGGCTGCTCAACAAGGTCTGGTTCGAGACGTGCATGTACTTCTGTACCCGCGGCCGCGAGAACCAGCGTGAGTTGGAGGAGGACTCTTTTGGGCTGGCCATGGACGAGGACGGTCGCAAGTTCGTCTACTTCAAGTCCCTCGGGCCCTACCACAAGTCGCGCTCGTCGTCGTGGAGCAAGAAGCGCGCCGAGAGCAGCGACGAGGAGAACTTGCCCCGCATGTATGAGACGGGCACCGAGTTCTGCCCCTACGCCAGCTTCGTCAAGTACCTGTCGAAACGCAACCCTCTCTGTAAGGCGTTCTTCCAGCGGCCCCGGGACCACTGCAGCGAGGGCGATGTGACCTGGTACGAGAACAAAGCCATCGGCAAGAACTTGCTAGGCACTAGGATGCAGATGCTGTCCAAGGCGGCTAAGCTCTCCAAGACCTACACCAACCACTGCATCGGCGCCGTCTCCATCGCCACGCTCAACAGCATCGCGGGCATTGGTACCAAGCTGGGCTCGCCCGCCCCGCAGGGCTGCTACGCCGAGGCTCTGAACGGGGCGGCACGGCACCACTCCCACCACCCCCCCACCCATCCCTCCCACCACCACCGCCCCCAGCCGCCCTCGCTGGGGAACACTTACATCCTCCCCAAAGACAGCCAGGTCGGGCCCGACGTGAAATCCGAGGCTGCGCCCAAGCGCGCCCTGTACGAGTCGGTGTTCGGGTCGGGGGAAATCTGCGGCCCCTCTTCCCCCAAAAGACTTTGTATCCGCCCCTCGGAGCCTGTGGATGCGGTGGTGGTGGTTTCCGTGAAACACGACCCCCTGCCTCTTCTTCCAGAAGCCAATGGGCACAGAAGCACCAATTCTCCCACAGTAGTTTCACCTGCTATTGTTTCCCCCACCCAGGTAACCAAACCAAACTCTATGCATGAAATGTTTCTTTGGTACAACTTCGGGCCTAACTTTTGTGCTAATGCAGCTCTGGGCAGGGGGGaagttttaaaaagtaggcaGTGTACTGAATGGGATTTGGTTTCACCCTTAGAAGTTAACTCTCTTGGTGCTTTTTGGGAAACTTTACACCTAACCTTAAAAAATGTGGGAGAGGGCATGCTACCTAACAAATCACTTCTGTGCAGTAAGGCGAAAAACTTCAAAGTTCGCCGAACGAAAGGATTAGCTCACTCTTGCAGCCGCTCTTCATTGAATGTGATGAGTTTTACAAGGCAAAGAGTGCGAGAACGCTGTAAATGCAAAGGAAGCAGTTGCTTAAGACATATTTGAATCAATTATCCCTTAAAAGACTCTATTACATATTCGCCATGACTTTGGAAGGTAGAAAAACAGTTATAAATTATTGAAAAGAAAACGTGCTAATCTCACTTcctgtagctttttttttctttttctttcctttttttttttttttttttttaagaaaaggggTGGAGAGTGGAGAGCCAGGCAGTTGAGTGCCAGTTTATACTGTAACATGTAGTCGAATGTAAAGTGGCCGTGTGGGGTGCAATTTTCAGAAACTAAAGTCTCTTGTTAGAGTTATTATTCAGGTGGGAACGTGGTATCTGCAATTTCAGTCAGGCTACAAATTAGTGTATGGGCCTGTGGTGCCCAGCACTGTGGGCACTGAAACATTGCTGTCTCCCTCTAGCCCCATGGAGCTCACCATCCTAGAGGGCAGATAATACCTATGAAGTAGGTAATGAGAGTAAGAGTGCTAACCCAGCAGCTGAGTCAGCATGAACAAATCACTTCATTTCTCTTGGCTTCACTGTCCTCatcaaagaggaagaaattatTTCAACCCTAACATTATTTAAGTCAAAGCAGTGCCAAATTCTGGGTGGAGATTGGAGCCTCTAGTGTTAGATGCTTCCTCCCTTATTTTCCCCAGGGTAGTATTTTCGTGAGTATTAGTAAAGTTATATTCATTTTTTGGACACACTCTAGGAGTCAGGAACCAGAGTCTTCGGACACTGTGCTTTATTCTGCAGAGGCAGGCGTAGCCACTGGAGGTTTTACAACTGTGACCTGCCTGCCATCAAGCAGAAGTAGGAATTTTGCAAGTCTGAAGGTATAGTGCAGGCCCTCCAGGAACATATGTCAGGTACCTCTGTGCTTTTTCCAAAGTGGAAATTCCAGTTCTGGACAAACTGACCCTTTCAAACGTTTACCAGCTAATGGGCAAGCCTCAAGGCCAACTGAGAAAGGGGCTGTGAGTGGTAATATAAACACCAGAGTTCTCTAAAATACACAAGACCTGTAGGCTATGTGTCTTCTGTACTTCGGGTGTGTAGTCCATTTCTGACAGGTTGTGTTAGAGTTTTAAGAATGGGGAGGAGAATTTAgggtttgctttttctttgaaagaaaaaataaatgttcacgTTCTTCTGATACAGTAAACACCCTTGAAATGCCCTAGTTTAGAAGAGCACCTAATTAAGAGTTAAAAGCCTAAGAAAGTTTATTAAGGCATGCATGGCCTTGGGATAACAATGAAACAGTTTGTCTACTGGCATCTGTCTGCTGGTTTCTTGACACCAGTGTAATATAGAATTGTGACATAAAGAACCACAAAAGATAAGAGGGTTTTGTTTCgttggtttggttttgttctaAGGAATGCAATCTTTCAGTCATTATCTTTTATTTACCTGAGTAAAATAAATCAGCTCCAAAAAGACTGTATACTGATGCTTTTATTATTCTTGCATTATTGTCAGGTAACTCCTAAGTTAAATATAGATTTGAGTGTCCATATGTGGCTTATATGATTATTATGGCTCTCAAACAAGATCTTAGCTCCAAGTCCCTGTTAGTTAAAACACTACAAAAAGTTGTTCAGTTTGCACATATTTAATA
This is a stretch of genomic DNA from Macaca nemestrina isolate mMacNem1 chromosome 19, mMacNem.hap1, whole genome shotgun sequence. It encodes these proteins:
- the LOC105465377 gene encoding BTB/POZ domain-containing protein KCTD1 isoform X1 — translated: MARMPGSGDCNTSAGGSASAAAAAAENNGERGEGERGAGGRGRRHGRPHYCSAGEEEEEEEEEDEIQEVQITGDEEEEEDGGGGLEEDEEEEEEEEMGLDWDEPLEPEDSAGEELEPEPVHMINMDQSAALEPEAPPRLLAPRARGGPPGDGAELDPDVLQRPERARLSENTRLATRYAVRIFREYLSEKAQSPDFETMDKGALCRVLRSFYAEARSKSGQLYSKSSLISIRSSLNRYLNEPPYCRTLDLTKDPELRSANLTLAAVIRKLEEQGAGPVVQKQAITRADLRKLYTSSVFSTNTPFGLLNKVWFETCMYFCTRGRENQRELEEDSFGLAMDEDGRKFVYFKSLGPYHKSRSSSWSKKRAESSDEENLPRMYETGTEFCPYASFVKYLSKRNPLCKAFFQRPRDHCSEGDVTWYENKAIGKNLLGTRMQMLSKAAKLSKTYTNHCIGAVSIATLNSIAGIGTKLGSPAPQGCYAEALNGAARHHSHHPPTHPSHHHRPQPPSLGNTYILPKDSQVGPDVKSEAAPKRALYESVFGSGEICGPSSPKRLCIRPSEPVDAVVVVSVKHDPLPLLPEANGHRSTNSPTVVSPAIVSPTQDSRPNMSRPLITRSPASPLNNQGIPTPAQLTKSNAPVHIDVGGHMYTSSLATLTKYPESRIGRLFDGTEPIVLDSLKQHYFIDRDGQMFRYILNFLRTSKLLIPDDFKDYTLLYEEAKYFQLQPMLLEMERWKQDRETGRFSRPCECLVVRVAPDLGERITLSGDKSLIEEVFPEIGDVMCNSVNAGWNHDSTHVIRFPLNGYCHLNSVQVLERLQQRGFEIVGSCGGGVDSSQFSEYVLRRELRRTPRVPSVIRIKQEPLD